One Desulfobacterales bacterium genomic region harbors:
- a CDS encoding response regulator, translating into MGLLLKKKLLKDRTISQELIIWLTFTASLIIVVLGTSYYWYFTVSSNRDLEFKINYLTSEFSKVVGNPIWNYDSETIDKISKAYLNSEHIKGIKVVSSTGKIFFESPNVQEVNLIKREAKVKVEDSYAGEVTIFFTDASIKKAQKEMIFAIIITIFSVIMAISICTNLIMKFVLRKRITQLIEGIRIIAGGEYKRPIPLVPQSDINQIITEVNFMASEIYNRTGQLKREIFERKKAQHSLKLKSIDLSKKNKQLKELDRLKDQFLANTSHELRTPLNGIIGIVESLIAGACGNLNKSIVENLKMASVSGRRLLNLVNDILDFSKMRHQKLLLNLKSINLHEIISNVFALMGTLANSKNLSLLNNVPENFPLAYADENRLLQIFNNIIGNSIKFTDKGHVKVESVLTKASQILISVTDTGMGIPKNKQSSMFKSFEQVDGDINREYGGTGLGLAITKSLVEAHGGDIGLKSEKGKGTTIFFTLPLSDKLTSEPELQTNKIFLEKEKSVISKEESEILNDVASDIDEETDLDQGIKLDILAVDDEKINLLVLNNYLKLHKYKVTSVTNGADALFEIEKRAASGNFFDIVLLDVMMPKMNGFDVTRRIRQKYNHFELPVLLLTAMNQAKDVVSGFASGSNDYIKKPLDKDELSARINIHYNLKQVYNALKMKFDENSKALEKARDVANEASRIKSDFLANMSHEIRTPMNGVIAASELALELDISKQAKHYLRMINSSGISLLGIINDILDFSKIESGKLDLEKVNFSLEEVIDKIVNIFFNKCQEKGIELLVDRSSCTPMNLLGDPLRLQQIIINLVSNAVKFTDKGGVVTLGIDVVEKISDQVLLKIFVKDTGIGIKDDTAKNLFNPFIQADSSTTRKYGGTGLGLAICKKLVEMMDGNIWLEKNKIGKGTTFYFTARLSLSSFKESSIVVPNSVKHLNILVVDDCLDSRTILHKLLTSFGFNVDMASSGQEALSFLKKHQNADNQMDVIIMDWLMPELDGIETSKVIRTNLKITSPIIMLTAFGKDGEKRKAQKAGINAFLHKPANASSMLDTIMDVCGKEVSNITAKEEIVITKASIYKKRLKGTKILVAEDNVTNQEIAKAVLEGAGIAVEIANNGKEAINVLQTSSFDAVLMDIQMPEMDGFKATAFIREDLKLDALPIIAMTAHAMKGDDEKCLKSGMNGYITKPINQENLFRTLSKFISLSKFDNVNTITETDSLPSKIPGIDISEALLALNLDHYTFKKILLGFSRNNKGTVDKIFTVYDKKDWQQLRNIAHSLKGSSANIGAKNLRDFSEIIENACSEGKIISIDLIKKVESALAEVLESIEKFIEVSNNVDTELEGVKTISKDELERLIENFVNAVEIADPEAIEDNLKSLSKSIKSPLIVELEVQIRDYEYDEALKTLKKIGEII; encoded by the coding sequence ATGGGTCTGCTTTTAAAAAAAAAATTATTAAAAGATAGAACTATATCTCAGGAATTAATAATTTGGCTTACCTTCACAGCAAGCCTTATAATAGTTGTTCTTGGAACTTCATATTATTGGTATTTCACAGTTTCTTCCAACCGTGATTTAGAATTCAAAATTAATTATCTTACCAGTGAATTTTCTAAAGTAGTAGGCAATCCAATATGGAACTATGATTCTGAAACAATCGATAAAATTTCAAAGGCTTACCTTAATTCTGAACACATTAAAGGCATAAAAGTAGTGAGTAGTACTGGGAAGATATTTTTTGAAAGTCCTAATGTTCAAGAAGTTAATTTAATCAAAAGGGAAGCAAAAGTAAAAGTCGAAGATTCTTACGCTGGGGAAGTAACTATATTTTTTACGGATGCGAGCATTAAAAAAGCTCAAAAAGAAATGATATTTGCCATAATCATTACAATATTTTCCGTAATTATGGCTATTTCAATATGTACTAACCTTATAATGAAGTTTGTGTTAAGAAAAAGAATAACTCAATTGATTGAAGGTATAAGGATTATTGCTGGAGGTGAATATAAAAGACCTATTCCTCTTGTTCCACAAAGTGATATAAATCAGATCATAACTGAAGTAAATTTTATGGCTTCGGAAATTTATAATAGAACTGGTCAACTTAAACGTGAAATTTTTGAAAGAAAGAAAGCTCAGCATTCATTAAAACTTAAATCAATTGATCTTTCTAAAAAAAATAAACAATTAAAGGAGCTTGATAGACTTAAAGATCAATTTTTAGCAAATACTTCCCATGAACTTAGAACTCCTTTAAATGGAATAATTGGGATAGTAGAATCCTTGATAGCTGGAGCTTGTGGAAATCTTAATAAATCAATAGTAGAAAACTTGAAAATGGCGTCAGTAAGTGGAAGAAGACTTTTAAATTTAGTTAATGATATCTTAGATTTTTCTAAAATGCGTCATCAAAAATTACTCCTTAACTTGAAATCTATTAATTTACACGAAATTATTTCTAATGTTTTTGCCCTTATGGGTACGCTTGCAAATTCAAAAAATTTATCTTTATTAAATAATGTTCCAGAAAATTTTCCTTTAGCTTATGCTGACGAAAACCGTCTTTTGCAAATATTTAACAATATTATTGGAAATTCTATAAAATTTACTGATAAAGGCCATGTAAAGGTAGAATCAGTTTTGACTAAAGCCTCTCAAATTTTAATAAGTGTGACTGATACAGGAATGGGGATTCCTAAAAATAAGCAATCATCCATGTTTAAATCCTTTGAGCAAGTAGATGGAGACATAAATAGAGAATATGGAGGAACAGGTCTTGGGTTAGCTATCACCAAAAGTCTTGTTGAAGCCCATGGAGGAGACATAGGTTTAAAATCGGAAAAAGGAAAAGGAACCACTATATTTTTTACATTACCGCTTTCTGATAAACTTACAAGCGAACCTGAACTTCAAACAAATAAAATTTTTTTAGAAAAAGAAAAATCTGTAATCTCAAAAGAAGAATCAGAAATTTTAAATGACGTTGCATCTGATATTGATGAAGAGACAGATTTAGATCAAGGGATTAAACTAGATATATTAGCTGTTGATGATGAAAAAATTAATCTTTTGGTTTTAAACAATTATTTGAAACTACATAAATATAAGGTAACCTCTGTTACTAATGGGGCCGATGCTCTTTTCGAAATAGAAAAAAGAGCGGCTTCTGGAAATTTTTTTGATATAGTTCTATTAGATGTCATGATGCCTAAAATGAATGGTTTTGACGTAACTAGGCGTATCAGGCAAAAATATAATCATTTTGAACTTCCAGTTTTATTACTAACAGCTATGAATCAGGCAAAAGACGTTGTAAGTGGATTCGCTTCAGGATCCAATGATTATATAAAAAAACCTTTAGATAAAGATGAGCTTTCTGCAAGGATAAATATACATTATAATCTTAAACAAGTATATAACGCTCTAAAAATGAAATTTGATGAAAATAGTAAAGCGCTTGAAAAAGCAAGAGATGTTGCTAATGAGGCTTCAAGGATTAAAAGTGATTTTCTTGCAAATATGAGTCATGAAATAAGAACTCCAATGAATGGAGTTATAGCTGCTTCAGAATTAGCCTTAGAATTAGATATTTCGAAACAAGCAAAGCATTATTTACGGATGATTAATTCATCAGGTATTTCGCTGCTCGGAATAATAAATGATATTTTAGATTTTTCAAAAATAGAATCTGGAAAACTTGATTTAGAGAAAGTTAATTTTAGCTTAGAGGAAGTTATAGACAAAATAGTAAATATTTTTTTTAATAAATGCCAAGAGAAAGGAATTGAACTTCTTGTCGATCGTTCTTCTTGCACGCCCATGAATTTGCTGGGAGATCCTTTAAGACTTCAGCAGATTATAATTAATCTTGTGAGTAATGCAGTGAAATTCACCGATAAAGGTGGGGTAGTAACTCTTGGTATAGATGTTGTTGAAAAAATAAGTGATCAGGTCTTATTAAAAATTTTTGTAAAAGATACAGGTATAGGGATTAAAGATGATACAGCTAAAAATTTATTTAATCCATTTATCCAAGCCGATTCGTCAACAACTCGAAAATATGGAGGAACTGGTTTAGGACTTGCTATATGCAAAAAACTTGTTGAAATGATGGATGGCAATATATGGTTGGAAAAGAATAAGATAGGTAAAGGAACAACCTTTTATTTTACGGCTCGTTTATCTCTTTCATCCTTCAAAGAATCATCAATAGTTGTTCCAAATAGTGTAAAGCATCTAAATATTTTGGTAGTAGATGATTGCTTAGATAGCAGAACTATTTTACATAAGTTATTAACATCTTTTGGATTTAATGTAGATATGGCCTCATCTGGTCAAGAAGCTTTAAGTTTTTTAAAGAAACATCAAAACGCAGATAATCAAATGGATGTAATTATAATGGATTGGCTTATGCCTGAACTTGATGGAATTGAAACATCAAAAGTTATTCGTACAAATTTAAAAATAACTTCGCCTATTATAATGCTGACCGCATTTGGAAAAGATGGAGAAAAGCGTAAAGCTCAAAAAGCTGGAATTAATGCCTTTCTGCATAAACCTGCCAATGCATCATCAATGCTTGATACAATTATGGATGTTTGCGGTAAAGAAGTTTCAAATATAACCGCAAAGGAAGAAATAGTAATTACAAAAGCATCTATTTACAAAAAACGCTTAAAGGGAACTAAAATACTTGTAGCTGAAGATAATGTAACTAATCAAGAGATTGCCAAGGCTGTTTTAGAGGGAGCTGGAATTGCAGTTGAAATTGCTAATAATGGAAAAGAAGCTATTAATGTGCTTCAAACAAGCTCTTTTGATGCGGTGCTTATGGATATTCAGATGCCTGAAATGGATGGATTTAAAGCAACAGCTTTTATCCGAGAGGATCTAAAATTGGATGCCCTTCCTATAATTGCAATGACAGCTCATGCTATGAAGGGTGATGACGAAAAATGCCTTAAATCTGGAATGAACGGTTATATAACTAAACCGATTAATCAAGAAAATTTATTCAGAACATTATCAAAATTTATAAGTTTAAGTAAGTTTGATAACGTAAATACTATTACTGAAACAGATAGCTTACCTTCAAAAATACCAGGCATAGATATATCTGAAGCGCTTTTAGCTTTAAATTTAGATCATTATACATTTAAAAAAATACTTTTGGGATTTTCACGTAACAATAAGGGGACAGTTGATAAAATTTTTACGGTATATGATAAAAAAGACTGGCAGCAGTTGCGAAATATAGCTCATTCCCTTAAAGGAAGTAGCGCTAATATTGGAGCAAAGAATTTAAGAGATTTTTCAGAAATAATTGAAAATGCTTGCAGTGAAGGTAAAATCATCAGTATTGATTTAATAAAAAAAGTTGAGTCTGCCCTTGCTGAAGTTTTAGAATCAATAGAGAAATTTATAGAAGTATCAAATAATGTTGATACTGAATTAGAAGGTGTAAAAACAATTTCAAAAGACGAACTTGAACGGTTGATAGAAAATTTTGTTAATGCCGTTGAAATAGCTGATCCAGAAGCAATTGAAGACAATTTAAAATCCCTATCAAAATCAATAAAATCTCCTTTAATAGTCGAGCTTGAAGTTCAGATAAGGGATTATGAATATGATGAAGCATTAAAAACTCTTAAGAAGATCGGAGAAATAATATAA
- a CDS encoding PAS domain S-box protein yields MSTPTYEELAEENEKLRKKIKEFEDIITSGKRDDLSISSEKMYETIFRMSPMSIGITRFEDGTIYDVNDAYCETTGFSLYEIRGSSTVKLNFWVNQEDRKTLKNFLINDGRYRNIETNYRRKDGSMYTVLQSAELVTIQDKKFIIGLHLDITEKKKLEENLKKSESRLRAITNSAIDSIFYKDINRKYIIVNPAMEKLLGLPAEKIIGKKSEEIFSKEALSIILEVDNQTFSGEIIDGVYPLNIDGNEYIFHLIQVPLRYENNDIYGISGIVRDITKLKGLEDQVQRVQKMESIGTLAGGLAHDFNNILAIILGNAELGLKHMPQHIQAKKIFENIKIASLRGKEIIGQILSFSRHDKAELKPFNISMLLQESIKLLRATIPSSIKIKYDIWNEEDIIFGNPSQINQVLINLCTNSVHAMNNKGNLNINLENIQLDETKTKTFNNLKPGNYVKLSVQDTGAGIEPKIMNRIFEPFFTTKEVGKGTGLGLSVVYGIINSHNGAIAVHSTVGKGTMFDVFLPIINTASEITSNINPDSLKGNETILLVDDEEMLTELTQDILIFFGYKIKCFNSSIEALNEFKLNKNKYDLIISDMTMPDMTGDILSKEIIAIRPDIPIILCTGYNESLDEEKAIKSGIKKILMKPLATSALAKNIRDILNKS; encoded by the coding sequence ATGTCGACTCCAACCTATGAAGAGCTTGCTGAAGAAAACGAGAAACTTCGGAAAAAAATAAAAGAATTTGAAGATATTATAACAAGCGGAAAACGAGATGATCTTTCGATTTCAAGCGAAAAAATGTACGAAACCATTTTCCGTATGTCTCCTATGTCCATAGGAATTACACGATTTGAAGATGGAACTATATATGACGTAAATGATGCATATTGCGAAACTACTGGTTTTTCTTTGTACGAAATTAGAGGAAGCTCAACAGTCAAATTAAATTTTTGGGTTAATCAAGAGGATAGAAAGACACTTAAAAATTTTCTGATTAATGATGGCAGATATCGTAATATTGAAACAAACTATAGACGAAAAGACGGTAGCATGTATACTGTACTTCAATCTGCTGAACTTGTAACCATCCAAGATAAAAAATTCATAATTGGTTTACATTTAGATATTACAGAAAAGAAAAAATTAGAAGAAAATCTCAAAAAAAGCGAATCAAGACTAAGAGCTATTACTAATTCAGCAATAGATTCAATATTCTATAAAGATATAAATAGAAAATATATTATAGTTAATCCTGCAATGGAAAAATTACTTGGTTTACCCGCAGAAAAAATTATCGGTAAAAAATCTGAAGAAATTTTTTCTAAAGAAGCGTTATCAATTATTTTAGAAGTAGATAACCAAACCTTTTCTGGAGAAATTATAGATGGTGTTTATCCATTAAATATTGATGGCAACGAATATATTTTTCACCTTATCCAAGTTCCTCTTCGCTATGAGAATAATGATATTTATGGAATAAGTGGTATAGTAAGAGATATTACAAAATTAAAAGGACTCGAGGATCAAGTTCAAAGAGTCCAAAAAATGGAGTCTATAGGGACGTTGGCAGGGGGATTAGCCCATGATTTTAACAATATTTTAGCTATTATACTCGGAAATGCTGAATTAGGGTTAAAGCACATGCCCCAACATATTCAAGCAAAAAAGATTTTTGAAAACATAAAAATAGCTTCTCTACGCGGAAAAGAAATAATTGGGCAAATACTTAGTTTTAGCAGACATGATAAAGCTGAACTAAAGCCTTTTAACATAAGCATGTTACTCCAAGAATCAATAAAATTACTAAGAGCAACTATTCCTTCCTCCATAAAAATTAAATACGATATATGGAACGAAGAAGATATTATATTTGGTAATCCAAGCCAAATAAATCAAGTTCTTATAAATCTTTGCACCAACTCTGTCCATGCTATGAATAATAAAGGCAATTTAAATATAAACCTTGAAAATATTCAATTAGATGAAACCAAGACTAAAACTTTTAATAACCTAAAACCAGGAAATTATGTAAAACTATCAGTTCAAGATACAGGCGCAGGCATTGAACCTAAAATAATGAATCGTATATTTGAACCATTTTTTACAACTAAAGAAGTTGGAAAGGGAACAGGTTTAGGTCTATCTGTAGTTTATGGCATAATTAACAGTCATAATGGTGCAATTGCTGTCCATAGTACGGTCGGAAAAGGAACGATGTTTGATGTTTTCCTTCCGATAATAAATACTGCATCAGAAATAACATCAAATATTAACCCTGATAGTCTTAAAGGAAATGAAACAATACTTTTAGTTGATGATGAAGAAATGTTAACGGAATTAACTCAAGACATATTAATCTTTTTCGGATATAAAATAAAATGTTTTAATAGCTCAATTGAGGCGCTTAACGAATTTAAGCTCAATAAAAACAAATATGATTTAATTATAAGCGATATGACTATGCCTGATATGACTGGCGATATTTTATCTAAAGAAATTATAGCAATACGCCCGGATATTCCTATAATACTATGCACAGGTTATAATGAATCATTAGATGAAGAAAAAGCTATTAAATCAGGAATAAAAAAAATACTCATGAAACCATTAGCTACATCAGCTCTCGCTAAAAATATACGAGACATACTTAATAAAAGTTAA
- a CDS encoding MBL fold metallo-hydrolase: MAISKYNNIHLFDAKMMGLDEFCGIFIIESNKNVLIDTGTKDCSNDLIEYLKSNNLFPHYIIITHAHHDHIGSLSAIIDEFGKQEQLTIICSDEGRNRLKNPNEANKYFTNLILDPIENVTVMNDGDIINIGDAKLQILYTPGHSDDSISIYDTISKTLFPGDLMGDWLWGKTYLSPHITPDFSEEKYFQSIKKVLSLDLKCTAMPHYGFFTGHNAYAIIKELKEKYNVWKTRLVAEWKKRKSKNDIIPVLKEFFKDSKFEAMEGYDVVIDALGDWCIMGYKNSGIFA, from the coding sequence ATGGCTATTTCAAAATATAATAATATTCATCTATTCGATGCAAAGATGATGGGTTTAGACGAATTTTGTGGAATTTTTATTATCGAATCCAATAAAAATGTATTAATAGATACTGGCACAAAAGACTGTTCCAATGACCTTATCGAATATCTAAAATCTAATAATTTATTCCCCCATTATATTATTATTACACATGCCCACCATGATCACATCGGAAGTTTATCTGCTATAATTGATGAATTTGGAAAACAAGAGCAACTAACAATAATATGCAGTGATGAAGGCAGAAATCGGTTAAAAAATCCAAACGAAGCTAATAAATATTTTACAAATTTGATTTTAGATCCAATCGAAAATGTAACAGTTATGAACGATGGAGACATAATTAACATTGGAGATGCTAAACTCCAAATACTTTATACTCCTGGTCATAGTGATGATTCAATTTCAATTTATGATACTATTTCAAAAACTCTATTTCCAGGCGATTTAATGGGAGACTGGCTTTGGGGAAAAACTTATTTAAGCCCTCATATCACGCCTGATTTTTCCGAAGAAAAATATTTTCAATCTATAAAAAAAGTTTTATCCTTAGATTTAAAATGCACTGCTATGCCTCATTACGGTTTTTTTACAGGTCACAATGCCTATGCAATAATTAAAGAACTAAAAGAAAAATATAACGTATGGAAAACAAGACTTGTTGCAGAATGGAAAAAAAGAAAAAGTAAAAATGATATTATTCCAGTTCTAAAAGAATTCTTTAAAGATTCAAAGTTTGAAGCAATGGAAGGCTATGATGTTGTTATTGACGCGCTCGGAGACTGGTGCATCATGGGATATAAAAACTCAGGAATTTTTGCTTAA